From the genome of Vigna angularis cultivar LongXiaoDou No.4 chromosome 11, ASM1680809v1, whole genome shotgun sequence, one region includes:
- the LOC108332693 gene encoding uncharacterized protein LOC108332693 yields MEIIATTRNTSGASTSNATHPTEWSLESFLQHHPAKFNGKCLPDEADQWLRDMERIYNAKRCPDDNRLAFTEYLMTGEASHWWTSMKTILADAQSPVSWEVFKRKFYEEYFPDSVRFAKEVEFLQLVQGGMSVSEYTNKFKHLVRFNTMATSEEW; encoded by the coding sequence ATGGAAATCATTGCCACGACAAGGAACACGTCCGGAGCGTCAACTTCCAACGCTACTCATCCGACCGagtggagcttggagagtttcctTCAGCATCACCCAGCCAAGTTCAATGGGAAGTGCCTCCCTGATGAGGCCGATCAGTGGCTACGTGACATGGAAAGAATATATAATGCCAAGAGGTGTCCGGACGACAATCGCTTGGCATTCACTGAGTATCTGATGACTGGGGAAGCAAGTCATTGGTGGACGAGCATGAAGACGATATTAGCGGACGCTCAAAGTCCCGTTTCATGGGAAGTATTCAAAAGAAAGTTCTACGAAGAATACTTCCCAGATAGCGTTCGTTTTGCAAAGGAGGTGGAGTTTCTCCAGTTGGTACAAGGTGGCATGTCGGTCTCTGAGTATACCAACAAGTTCAAGCATTTGGTTCGTTTTAATACCATGGCTACAAGCGAAGAATGGTAG